In Arthrobacter sp. SLBN-112, a genomic segment contains:
- the gmd gene encoding GDP-mannose 4,6-dehydratase — translation MTKRALITGITGQDGSYLAELLLSKGYEVHGLIRRASTFNTARVDHLYVDPHDPKAKLFLHYGDLSDGARLVTLLAEIKPDEVYNLAAQSHVRVSFDEPEHTADTTGVGSIRLLEAVRMSGIETKFYQASSSEMFGATPPPQNEETPFYPRSPYGAAKVYSYWITKNYREAYGMFAVNGILFNHESPRRGETFVTRKITRAVAAIKAGKQDLLYMGNLDAVRDWGYAAEYVEGMWRMLQADEPDDFVLATGGNYTVRDFLQISFEHAGLNWEDHVRFDERYLRPTEVDALVGDASKAQEKLGWKASIHTPELARIMVDADIEALKHAGNHWIDTVNLESWKN, via the coding sequence ATGACCAAGCGTGCACTGATAACTGGTATCACGGGACAAGATGGCTCGTACCTGGCTGAGTTGTTGCTGTCTAAAGGCTATGAAGTACATGGGCTGATTCGTCGCGCCTCTACATTCAATACTGCCAGGGTCGATCACCTGTACGTTGATCCGCACGATCCAAAGGCAAAACTCTTCCTTCACTACGGTGACTTGAGCGACGGTGCACGTCTCGTCACCCTTCTGGCCGAAATCAAACCAGATGAGGTTTACAACCTGGCCGCACAATCTCATGTGCGTGTGTCCTTCGATGAACCCGAGCACACGGCGGACACCACAGGCGTTGGATCCATCCGGCTCCTTGAAGCAGTGAGAATGTCGGGCATCGAAACCAAGTTCTATCAGGCTTCCTCTTCCGAAATGTTCGGAGCTACTCCTCCTCCACAGAACGAAGAGACGCCCTTCTACCCCAGGTCGCCCTATGGCGCAGCGAAGGTCTACAGCTATTGGATCACCAAGAACTATCGCGAGGCTTACGGTATGTTTGCGGTCAATGGCATTCTTTTCAATCACGAATCCCCGCGTCGCGGCGAGACCTTTGTAACGCGTAAGATCACCCGTGCGGTCGCGGCCATCAAGGCTGGTAAGCAAGACCTGCTCTACATGGGCAACCTGGATGCTGTCCGTGACTGGGGGTACGCCGCCGAATATGTCGAGGGTATGTGGCGAATGCTTCAGGCTGACGAACCTGACGACTTTGTTCTTGCAACCGGCGGGAATTACACAGTGCGCGATTTCCTGCAGATTTCCTTTGAACATGCGGGACTGAATTGGGAAGACCACGTCCGCTTCGATGAGCGATATCTTCGGCCTACAGAGGTTGATGCACTAGTTGGCGACGCATCTAAGGCTCAAGAAAAGCTTGGCTGGAAGGCATCAATTCACACGCCGGAGTTGGCGCGCATCATGGTTGACGCCGACATCGAGGCTCTAAAGCACGCCGGCAACCATTGGATTGACACCGTTAACCTTGAAAGCTGGAAGAACTAG
- a CDS encoding UDP-glucose/GDP-mannose dehydrogenase family protein: MRISVIGCGYLGAVHAACMATLGHEVVGIDTDENKVSELSAARAPFFEPGLETLLKEVQATGRLSFTTDMSAAQGSSVHFICVGTPQKKGENGADMSYVDAATSALLPYLSADDLVVGKSTVPVGTAARLHEIVRSAEPTAELLWNPEFLREGHAVSDTLHPDRLVYGVLTGSEDHPAVDVLDQIYAQPLKDGTPRLVMDLPTAELVKTAANSFLATKISFINAMAELCDAAGADVSLLADAIGMDDRIGRKFLNAGIGFGGGCLPKDIRAFMARAGELGADQALTFLREVDSINMRRRIRVVELTRELCGGSLLGQRITVLGAAFKPESDDVRDSPALSVAAQLQLQGAVVTVTDPEALVNAARRFPELHYERSTDIALQRADALLLLTEWQEYRDLDPYGAAALVATPRILDGRNALNPTKWRAAGWTYRGLGRP; encoded by the coding sequence ATGCGAATATCGGTTATTGGCTGTGGCTACCTGGGAGCCGTTCATGCTGCGTGCATGGCAACACTGGGACATGAGGTTGTGGGCATAGACACTGATGAAAATAAAGTGTCGGAACTCTCGGCCGCTCGGGCACCCTTTTTTGAGCCCGGCCTGGAAACCCTACTGAAAGAAGTCCAAGCAACAGGGCGTCTTTCATTCACAACCGACATGTCCGCAGCGCAGGGCAGTTCTGTGCACTTCATCTGTGTGGGAACTCCTCAGAAGAAGGGTGAGAACGGCGCCGACATGTCTTATGTGGATGCAGCGACGAGCGCGCTGCTGCCATATTTGTCGGCCGACGATCTTGTAGTCGGCAAATCTACTGTCCCAGTCGGCACGGCTGCGCGGTTGCACGAAATAGTTCGGAGTGCTGAGCCCACGGCGGAGTTGCTATGGAATCCGGAATTCCTTCGTGAAGGACACGCGGTGTCAGACACCCTTCACCCTGACAGGCTCGTGTACGGCGTATTGACCGGCTCCGAGGATCATCCTGCTGTTGACGTACTGGACCAGATTTACGCTCAACCGCTAAAGGACGGTACACCTCGACTCGTGATGGACCTTCCAACCGCAGAATTAGTTAAGACCGCCGCAAACTCTTTTCTGGCAACGAAGATTTCTTTCATCAATGCCATGGCTGAACTCTGCGATGCTGCGGGGGCGGATGTAAGCCTCTTGGCGGATGCCATAGGCATGGACGATAGGATCGGCCGCAAGTTTCTCAACGCAGGTATCGGGTTCGGGGGGGGATGCCTTCCCAAGGACATTCGGGCCTTCATGGCGCGAGCTGGTGAGCTCGGTGCGGACCAGGCTTTGACGTTTCTTCGTGAGGTTGACTCGATCAACATGCGTCGGAGGATCCGGGTGGTAGAACTAACGCGTGAACTTTGCGGGGGTTCCCTGTTGGGGCAGCGGATCACAGTTCTGGGCGCTGCGTTTAAGCCGGAAAGCGATGACGTTCGCGATTCGCCCGCATTGAGCGTGGCGGCCCAGTTGCAGTTACAAGGTGCAGTCGTGACGGTTACCGACCCTGAGGCACTCGTCAATGCCGCCCGCCGCTTTCCAGAGCTTCACTACGAAAGGTCAACTGACATCGCACTCCAGCGGGCTGATGCGCTTCTGCTTCTAACTGAGTGGCAGGAGTATCGTGACCTGGATCCATACGGGGCTGCTGCCCTTGTAGCAACTCCTAGGATATTGGATGGCAGAAACGCCTTAAACCCCACCAAATGGCGTGCAGCCGGGTGGACATATCGCGGACTCGGCCGTCCCTGA
- a CDS encoding glycosyltransferase — MIVQPYVPEYRMSFFNRLIEELDSYGVRCRVAAASPHAEQSARGDAVQAPWIVEYSPREFKLMGKTIGLGGARRLWNEEDGVIVGLLGSSVDTTRAIIDGRRKGLKVGLWGHVKPYVNNGNSVDLAIEAWQLRNCNQVFAYTQGGRDYAISKGVDPRLVTTVMNATDTSRLVRARDSLSSDLVSDFMQAHNLRKHRTLGYVGGLDGSKRIDFLAETLDQLWITDPDIKIVIGGRGSEAHLLDTARSRGQVTMLGYASPEDQALIGRISSAIVMPGRIGLVAVDALVLQLPILTTRWPYHAPEYEYLVESSTCFSSADNVLSYANLIRSFLDLEARSNRQPNITDWEFPTIDKMVDNFSIGTLKMLDII; from the coding sequence ATGATCGTTCAACCTTATGTGCCAGAATACCGCATGTCGTTCTTTAATCGTCTTATTGAAGAATTGGACTCATATGGGGTGAGGTGTCGAGTGGCAGCCGCCTCGCCGCATGCGGAGCAGTCGGCGAGGGGAGATGCCGTACAGGCCCCCTGGATCGTGGAGTATTCGCCTCGCGAGTTTAAGCTCATGGGCAAGACGATTGGCCTCGGCGGTGCGCGCCGTCTCTGGAATGAAGAAGACGGCGTCATCGTGGGCTTGCTAGGCTCTTCTGTCGACACCACCCGAGCAATCATTGATGGGCGCCGAAAGGGTCTCAAGGTCGGCCTTTGGGGCCACGTAAAACCTTATGTAAACAACGGAAATTCAGTTGATCTAGCGATTGAAGCCTGGCAGTTGAGAAATTGTAACCAAGTATTTGCTTATACTCAGGGCGGGCGTGACTATGCCATCTCTAAAGGTGTCGACCCAAGACTTGTCACAACCGTAATGAACGCCACCGACACCTCGCGTCTAGTCAGAGCCAGGGACTCTCTTTCATCGGACTTAGTCTCTGACTTCATGCAAGCTCATAACCTCAGGAAGCATCGCACATTAGGGTACGTAGGTGGTCTTGACGGTAGTAAACGGATTGATTTTCTCGCGGAAACATTGGACCAGTTATGGATCACCGATCCTGACATAAAGATAGTGATTGGCGGACGAGGATCTGAAGCGCATTTGCTGGATACCGCGCGCTCCCGCGGCCAGGTAACCATGCTTGGGTATGCGTCGCCAGAAGATCAGGCCTTAATCGGTCGCATTTCGTCCGCCATAGTAATGCCAGGGCGAATAGGCCTCGTGGCCGTTGATGCCTTAGTTTTGCAGCTCCCTATCCTTACCACGCGGTGGCCTTATCATGCCCCCGAGTATGAATACTTAGTGGAGTCCAGTACATGCTTTTCCTCTGCCGACAACGTTTTATCGTATGCTAACTTGATTCGATCGTTCTTGGATTTGGAAGCGCGCTCAAATAGGCAGCCAAATATTACCGATTGGGAATTTCCGACTATTGACAAAATGGTTGACAACTTTAGTATCGGCACGTTGAAGATGCTAGACATAATATGA
- a CDS encoding DUF4012 domain-containing protein has product MPAVVLAAFLSLGTAWFAIRANTVKTELEAAAALLPQLKQEILLSDERSAANTVAALRQHTSSARQAADEPIWTLASGLPLIGPNASAIAEVARSADDVVNLGLAPLVSVYESLNWDSLLPSSSGSNLDPLKTAAPSVASSAYAVRTSSERLSAIDTSQLLPQVAAPLTEASAELKQAVGALESAADAARVAPDMLGADGTKNYLLVIQNNAEARASGGIPGALAILTLDKGKLSLGSQTSAADLGVFAPSLPVDPEQQQIYSTRLGKYMQDVNLTPDFPTAASTAKTMWEKKTGQRVDGVLSIDPVVLSYILQSTGPVAVNGPELAAVKASGLPTELTSDNVVPTLLSDVYAKIKQPKLQDAYFAGVAKEVFSAFSSGKGEAKGLITGISRGTEEGRVLVWSANTSEQSVISKYPLSGAVSGPSVSPAQFGVYFNDGTGAKMDYYVKRTVQLVKECPADGYEQTTVRVTSTNTAPTDAATSLPAYVTGAGIYGVAPGTVQTNIISYGPVQSNVESATMDGQKTPFAPYLHANRPVGVVAQQLAPGESKTVEFTFGKIVQQTEPNLVVTPTVQPVKDVILPTETASCNEG; this is encoded by the coding sequence GTGCCAGCTGTCGTTCTGGCTGCTTTCCTAAGCCTAGGAACAGCTTGGTTCGCGATCAGGGCCAACACGGTAAAGACCGAACTGGAGGCCGCGGCTGCACTTCTCCCCCAGCTCAAGCAGGAAATCCTCCTCTCGGATGAAAGATCCGCTGCCAATACCGTAGCCGCGCTGCGTCAGCACACCTCTAGCGCTCGGCAGGCTGCCGATGAACCTATATGGACATTAGCGTCGGGGCTGCCGCTGATCGGGCCAAATGCTAGTGCCATTGCAGAAGTGGCAAGATCAGCCGACGACGTTGTGAACCTGGGTCTGGCTCCCCTTGTAAGCGTTTACGAATCCCTGAACTGGGACAGCTTGTTGCCCAGCAGTTCGGGCAGCAACCTTGACCCATTAAAGACCGCCGCCCCGAGCGTCGCCTCATCGGCTTACGCCGTTCGAACCTCGTCTGAGAGGCTCAGTGCAATCGATACGTCACAGCTCTTACCACAAGTTGCGGCGCCTTTGACCGAGGCAAGTGCAGAGCTGAAACAAGCAGTTGGCGCTCTTGAATCGGCCGCAGATGCAGCTAGAGTGGCTCCAGATATGCTGGGTGCCGACGGCACTAAGAACTACCTACTCGTAATACAGAACAATGCGGAGGCCCGTGCGTCCGGCGGCATACCCGGAGCTCTTGCAATTTTGACCCTGGATAAAGGCAAACTCTCACTTGGCTCTCAGACCAGTGCAGCTGACCTCGGGGTTTTTGCGCCTAGCCTGCCTGTTGATCCAGAACAGCAGCAGATCTATTCGACCCGGCTGGGCAAGTATATGCAGGACGTGAACCTCACGCCCGACTTTCCCACCGCGGCCAGCACGGCCAAGACAATGTGGGAGAAGAAGACTGGGCAGAGAGTCGACGGGGTGCTCTCTATCGACCCAGTAGTCCTCAGCTACATCCTTCAGTCGACAGGACCAGTTGCAGTCAATGGCCCCGAATTGGCAGCTGTCAAAGCCTCAGGCCTTCCTACGGAACTGACCAGTGACAACGTTGTGCCAACTCTTCTCTCAGATGTCTATGCAAAAATCAAGCAACCAAAACTGCAGGACGCATACTTCGCTGGCGTGGCCAAGGAAGTTTTTAGTGCCTTTTCCAGCGGTAAGGGAGAAGCCAAGGGCCTGATCACGGGCATCAGCCGAGGGACAGAAGAAGGACGTGTGCTGGTTTGGTCTGCCAACACTTCCGAGCAGTCGGTAATCTCCAAGTACCCATTGAGTGGCGCTGTCTCCGGGCCCAGTGTTTCTCCCGCCCAATTTGGCGTTTACTTCAACGACGGTACGGGCGCCAAGATGGACTACTACGTAAAGCGCACGGTTCAACTCGTCAAAGAATGCCCGGCGGATGGCTATGAACAGACTACGGTCCGAGTAACGAGCACGAACACTGCGCCGACGGACGCTGCAACGTCCTTGCCCGCGTATGTCACGGGTGCCGGCATTTACGGTGTGGCGCCAGGGACAGTGCAGACCAACATCATTTCCTATGGCCCCGTTCAATCAAACGTTGAGTCAGCAACCATGGACGGCCAGAAGACTCCGTTTGCGCCGTACCTGCATGCGAACAGGCCTGTAGGAGTCGTTGCTCAACAACTTGCGCCTGGAGAAAGTAAGACCGTGGAGTTCACCTTCGGGAAGATCGTCCAACAAACCGAACCTAACTTGGTTGTCACACCCACCGTTCAACCTGTAAAGGACGTTATCCTCCCGACCGAGACTGCGTCATGCAACGAAGGATAG
- a CDS encoding glycosyltransferase, which produces MTTKLRISILGLNYAPETTGNAPYTTSLAEGLSKAGHTVNVLTGYPHYPEWSLRAGYSGWQSHELINGVSVTRLRHYIPRKPSALSRVLMELTFGLRLVFAPWKKPDVVLVVSPALLSSGLAVLRARLRPQRPAVGIWIQDLYSRGVIETGGGKLGRMAVGLESTILRATDGVAAIHDRFKEHMVSSLGMPEERVEVIRNWTHLPTSPSSGIDEMRIRMGWALDDVVVLHAGNMGKKQGLENVIEAARIAESSQSRVRFVLMGNGNQRQRLEAMAYGVTKIRFMDSLPESDFQLALAAANVLLVNELPGVRDMAVPSKLTSYFNAGVPVVAATDEGSVTAYEIEHSGGGLRVDANDPAALVRVAEILAGEPLLRARLSESALRFRHEALSESAAVAHYDEFITSLASSRGR; this is translated from the coding sequence GTGACCACTAAGCTTCGAATCTCGATACTCGGTTTGAATTATGCCCCTGAAACAACGGGCAACGCCCCGTATACCACGAGCCTAGCCGAGGGACTTTCCAAAGCCGGACATACTGTCAATGTCCTAACCGGATACCCACACTATCCGGAGTGGAGTCTTCGGGCCGGCTACTCGGGTTGGCAATCTCATGAGTTAATCAACGGGGTGTCTGTTACACGCCTTCGTCATTACATTCCGCGAAAGCCATCTGCACTTTCGCGCGTTCTAATGGAACTCACCTTCGGACTACGTCTGGTCTTTGCTCCGTGGAAAAAGCCAGACGTAGTTTTGGTCGTAAGCCCAGCACTCTTGTCGAGCGGACTCGCAGTGTTGCGGGCCCGCCTCCGTCCTCAGCGCCCTGCCGTTGGAATCTGGATACAGGATCTATACAGTCGCGGGGTTATCGAAACCGGTGGCGGCAAGCTTGGCCGAATGGCTGTGGGTCTTGAGTCAACAATCCTTCGCGCGACCGATGGAGTGGCGGCGATACACGACCGCTTCAAGGAGCACATGGTGTCGTCACTCGGCATGCCAGAGGAGCGCGTAGAAGTAATTCGAAACTGGACCCATCTGCCGACCTCGCCATCATCGGGGATCGACGAGATGCGGATCAGGATGGGCTGGGCGCTTGATGACGTGGTCGTACTCCATGCCGGAAACATGGGCAAGAAACAGGGCCTGGAGAACGTAATCGAAGCGGCTAGGATCGCGGAATCCAGCCAAAGTCGAGTGCGTTTTGTGCTAATGGGCAACGGCAACCAGCGTCAACGGCTCGAAGCAATGGCTTACGGGGTAACGAAAATACGCTTCATGGATTCTCTCCCCGAGTCTGACTTCCAACTTGCGCTCGCCGCAGCCAACGTCCTGCTGGTCAATGAGCTACCGGGGGTTAGAGACATGGCTGTGCCTAGCAAGTTGACGTCCTACTTCAACGCTGGTGTTCCTGTTGTCGCAGCAACAGACGAAGGCAGCGTCACCGCTTACGAAATTGAGCACTCCGGTGGAGGGTTACGCGTGGATGCCAACGACCCGGCCGCCCTGGTGAGAGTTGCCGAAATCCTCGCGGGTGAGCCTTTGCTGCGCGCGCGTTTGTCGGAAAGCGCGCTGCGGTTCCGACATGAAGCCTTGTCGGAATCTGCTGCGGTTGCCCACTATGATGAGTTCATCACAAGTCTTGCATCGTCGCGCGGTCGATAG
- a CDS encoding GDP-L-fucose synthase, with the protein MTDKVEFIAGKLDRESTFYVAGHRGLVGSAIWRKLEREGFVNLVGRSSAELDLKNREAVFAFFAEAKPRYVVLAAAKVGGILANNSYPVDFLSENLRIQTNVMDAALEHGVERLLFLGSSCIYPKFADQPIREDSLLTGHLEPTNDAYAIAKIAGIMQVQAVRRQYGLPWISAMPTNLYGPDDNFSATGSHVLPALIRRYDEAARSGNTSVTNWGTGSPLREFLHVDDMADACLHLLENYDGPSQVNVGTGSDVSIKELAAIVAGAVGYEGRIEWDQSKPDGTPRKLLDVSKLSEAGWKASISLEEGIRSTVAWYRANIDSIRS; encoded by the coding sequence GTGACAGACAAAGTCGAGTTCATAGCGGGCAAGCTGGACAGGGAGTCCACTTTCTATGTCGCCGGGCACCGCGGCCTCGTTGGGTCGGCGATTTGGCGGAAACTTGAGCGTGAAGGGTTCGTCAATCTGGTTGGTCGCTCGTCTGCAGAACTTGATCTCAAGAACCGGGAAGCAGTTTTCGCATTTTTTGCCGAAGCCAAGCCGCGCTACGTGGTGCTGGCGGCGGCTAAGGTCGGTGGAATTCTAGCCAATAACTCGTATCCAGTTGATTTCCTGAGCGAGAATTTGCGAATCCAGACGAACGTCATGGACGCGGCACTTGAACACGGCGTCGAGCGGCTCCTGTTCCTTGGGTCCTCGTGCATCTACCCCAAGTTTGCTGACCAACCCATACGGGAAGATTCACTTCTTACGGGCCATCTGGAACCGACCAACGATGCGTACGCCATCGCTAAAATCGCAGGAATAATGCAAGTCCAGGCGGTGCGCCGTCAGTACGGGCTGCCCTGGATATCAGCGATGCCGACCAACCTTTACGGACCGGATGACAATTTTTCCGCCACGGGATCCCACGTTTTGCCTGCACTTATTCGGCGTTATGACGAAGCGGCCAGGTCCGGCAATACTTCGGTAACTAACTGGGGAACTGGATCCCCTTTGCGAGAGTTCCTGCACGTGGATGATATGGCAGATGCATGCCTACATCTCCTGGAGAACTACGACGGCCCTTCTCAGGTCAACGTAGGAACGGGATCGGACGTGTCCATCAAAGAGTTAGCGGCTATCGTTGCGGGAGCCGTCGGTTATGAGGGAAGGATTGAGTGGGATCAATCCAAACCTGACGGTACGCCCAGGAAACTTCTTGATGTCTCCAAACTGTCTGAGGCTGGGTGGAAAGCATCCATAAGCTTAGAAGAGGGAATACGCTCGACAGTCGCTTGGTATCGGGCCAATATCGACAGCATCCGCAGCTAG
- a CDS encoding sugar transferase, giving the protein MKDMRDWRARCGRQLRIIDAFVIAWAVAGAYVIRFGWASDLVASGQEAIYAWLSLILALAWWIMLGAWNSRQSRILGAGPDEYKRVAAASLWLFGLVAIVSYVLKLDTARGYVGVALPAGLGGLLLARWLIRQHLNVNRQLGQSMSRLMLLGGPSAVAHLARSLRSAKHAGYLPVAVYTPNVSEVPSLEPESGLPVVGNLPDAPSIVAAIEACSADAVAVSAGVQLHPQVLRHLGWELAARNVGLIMAPALTDIAGPRIHTQQVAGLPLIHVTTPTLEGGQRVAKRLFDISISSILIVALLPVMAIVALLIKIQDQGPVLFKQNRVGMEGKHFQMLKFRSMVTDAEERLILLKERNEGNGVLFKIKNDPRVTSVGRVLRKLSLDELPQLFNIFAGSMSLVGPRPPLPSEVEEYEQDVRRRLLVKPGLTGLWQVSGRSNLSWQDSVRLDLYYVENWSLAGDLLILMKTFRAVFRGAGAY; this is encoded by the coding sequence GTGAAAGATATGCGCGACTGGCGGGCCCGCTGTGGCCGGCAATTGCGTATTATCGACGCGTTCGTGATTGCTTGGGCGGTTGCTGGTGCCTACGTCATTCGCTTTGGATGGGCGTCAGATTTAGTCGCCTCAGGTCAAGAAGCTATCTATGCATGGCTGTCCCTGATTCTTGCCCTTGCTTGGTGGATCATGCTGGGGGCTTGGAACAGCAGACAAAGCCGGATTCTAGGCGCCGGCCCGGACGAATATAAACGTGTAGCGGCCGCCTCCCTTTGGCTCTTTGGCCTGGTCGCAATCGTGTCTTACGTTCTCAAACTCGACACCGCCCGTGGCTACGTGGGAGTGGCTCTGCCAGCAGGGCTTGGCGGCCTCCTTTTGGCGCGTTGGCTAATTAGGCAACATCTGAACGTGAACCGACAGTTGGGCCAAAGTATGTCACGACTTATGCTTCTCGGCGGTCCGAGCGCTGTTGCCCATCTAGCTCGCTCGCTTCGATCTGCCAAGCATGCCGGCTACTTGCCCGTCGCCGTCTATACGCCCAACGTTTCCGAGGTTCCCTCGCTTGAACCAGAGTCCGGGCTGCCTGTCGTTGGAAACTTGCCCGATGCCCCATCAATCGTCGCAGCGATCGAAGCATGCAGCGCTGACGCTGTTGCAGTTTCAGCAGGCGTGCAGTTGCATCCCCAGGTTTTGCGCCACTTAGGCTGGGAACTTGCAGCACGAAACGTCGGACTGATAATGGCACCGGCGCTGACAGATATTGCGGGGCCGCGGATTCATACTCAGCAGGTGGCTGGACTTCCGCTTATACACGTGACTACGCCCACACTGGAGGGCGGACAGCGAGTGGCTAAACGTCTTTTCGACATCAGCATTTCATCAATCTTGATCGTTGCCCTCCTACCGGTCATGGCCATAGTCGCTCTGCTCATCAAAATTCAAGACCAGGGTCCAGTCCTGTTCAAACAGAACCGTGTGGGCATGGAAGGTAAACATTTCCAAATGCTTAAGTTCCGCTCAATGGTCACGGATGCAGAAGAACGCCTAATTCTGCTCAAGGAACGAAACGAGGGCAACGGTGTTCTTTTCAAGATAAAGAACGACCCGAGAGTTACCTCTGTCGGACGCGTATTGAGAAAATTAAGTCTCGATGAATTGCCGCAACTTTTCAATATCTTCGCTGGATCCATGAGTCTGGTGGGCCCGCGTCCTCCTCTTCCTTCTGAAGTCGAGGAATACGAGCAGGACGTTCGCCGCAGGCTACTTGTCAAGCCAGGTCTCACAGGTCTCTGGCAAGTTAGCGGCCGTTCTAACCTCTCGTGGCAGGATTCCGTTCGGCTTGACCTGTACTACGTGGAGAACTGGTCATTGGCCGGCGACCTACTTATCCTCATGAAGACCTTCCGCGCTGTATTTCGAGGTGCCGGAGCCTATTAA